From the genome of Bacteroidota bacterium:
AGGTCGGAATCCATTGGGCAACAGAGCAAGTGCGGGACTTGATCGATCGCAACGTTGCGGGGATTCATTTCTACACACTCAATCGATCAAAACCAACCTTGAAAATTTACGACTCTCTAGGAATCAAATCATCTGATAGTTTGCGAAAAGCACCTGTTCCGTTATCATAATTTTAGTGGAGTGTTATTCCCGTGGTGGATATTGTTGAAGAATTAGTCACCATTGCACATCGCATCGAAGCAAAAGGATTTGTTGTTGCAACGGATGGAAATATCAGCACTCGTTTGCCCAATGGGAATATTCTTGCAACACCGACTTCGCTGAACAAAGGATTTGTTCAGAAAGATGATCTTGTCGAATTGACGATGGATGGAAAACAAATTCGTGGGACAAGAAAATCATCCACGGAAATGAAAATGCATCTGTTCATCTATCAGCATCGAAGCGATGTAAACGCTGTTGTTCATTGTCATCCTGTTTATGCAACAGGTTTTGCTGCTGCCGGAATTCCGTTCAAGGAAAATGTCTTTCCCGAAGTGATCGTTAATTTAGGAACGATTCCGCTTGCACCGTATGCAACACCTTCAACAGATGAACTTGGTGAATCCCTTTTACCCTTTGTAAAAAACCATAATGCTATTCTTCTTACAAATCATGGTGTTGTAACGTATGGGAAAGATCTTTGGGACGCATATTTCAAAATGGAAAAAGTGGAACAGATTGCGCAGATGTTGTTTGTGGCCGAATCATTAGGCGGGGCGAAACAGTTGAATAGTGAACAGATTGCAAGATTGCGGTTGCTTTCGGAAACCGTTTATAAAAAATAAGGCATTCATGAAAATTATTCTCACTATGGCAATCATTGTTTGCTTCAGTGCCGCACAAACACAAAACGAATTCCCTGCTTCAAATCCGGACAAAATTCTTTCAAAAAAACTTCAGGATTTGCTCACTGGTTTTCGAGGAGAGTATGGAGTGTATGTTCGTCATTTGAAAACCGGAAAAACAGTAGAGATCAATGCAGACTCATTGTTTCCAACGGCGAGTATGATAAAAGTTCCGATCATGACGGGGGTATTTGATAAGATTGAAAAAGGTGATCTGAAATATGATTCCTTGCTGGTGTTCAGAGATTCATTGATTTATCCGGGAGAGGATATTACCGGATCGCTGAAAGATTCCTCAAGAATAT
Proteins encoded in this window:
- a CDS encoding class II aldolase/adducin family protein; the encoded protein is MVDIVEELVTIAHRIEAKGFVVATDGNISTRLPNGNILATPTSLNKGFVQKDDLVELTMDGKQIRGTRKSSTEMKMHLFIYQHRSDVNAVVHCHPVYATGFAAAGIPFKENVFPEVIVNLGTIPLAPYATPSTDELGESLLPFVKNHNAILLTNHGVVTYGKDLWDAYFKMEKVEQIAQMLFVAESLGGAKQLNSEQIARLRLLSETVYKK